The nucleotide window TCCATCTCCCTTCTGGTGCTGCTGCTTGGCCTGTCCAAGGCTCTGCCTCTTATGGTAAGAATACCTGTGATATTCAAAACTCCACTTCTAAAGGCTATCTGTGGGATTCTCCTGTTTCATTTAAACCATTTTTTGTCTGTAGGCTGATGGTGATGAGAATCACATTTTCCTAGAGGAGCGTGACAGTGTGGATTTGACCACACAGATTTTAGCTACCAACAATGGTTTGTTTCTCATTGTTTAAACAAATGGACAGTTAAGTTGAGGGTATGCACAAACTCACAGAGTCTCTATGAATAACTTTCAAATGATATTTAATCTTTCAGCTTCCAGTGAATTTCTAATTGAGGGAGATCTTGTGGTGCCAAAAACCAGAAATGCTATGACTTGCTGGAACAATAACTGCCTATGGAAGAAGTCTGCTAATGGAAAAGTTGAGGTGCCTTACATAGTGAGCCCTGATTTCTGTAAGTGAACTTATTTGTAGTATTCTGTAATATGCTGTACATATATTTTAAAGCACATCCATTATGCATTTATAACCATTATTTGTGTTTTCAGCTTCCTATGATGTGATGACAATTCAAAATGCCTTGGCTACCTTCAGCAGTAAAACCTGTGTGCAGTTTGTTCCTCGCTCAACCCAGGGTGACTACCTCAGCATTGAGAATAGGGATGGGTGAGTTCATTTAGCACTGTGCTGAAAATGCTTTTCCTTCTATGGTCGATTCTATGGCCACACCTACCTGCCTGGAAAAGGTCCCTTTGTCTTTTATACTACAACCCCATACTATCACACTGGTATCACTTTTTAACTTTTATCACCTTTTTGTTGTTAAACAATATCAACAAAACAAGAAATGCTGATTATTGTGTGAAAAGTCATCTAAAATACATGTACATAATGTTAGCTAAAACATTCTGATTGCAAAGAATAGttttgtgtacacaaacaaaatcAAACTTAGCTTATGCAATCAATTGTGATGTGATGAGGACCATGGTCTTTTTTATGATAATTAAttcatataataataatgaatggaGCCATATTGTAAATGTTTCTATCATTCTTCCTCCCATCTTTCTCAGGTGCTACTCTGACCTTGGCAGGACAGGAGGCAAACAGGTGGTCTCTCTCTACAGGTCCGGTTGTGTTTACAGCGGCATCATTCAGCATGAATTTCTTCACGCTCTGGGCTTCCAACATGAGCAGAACAGGAGTGACAGAGACCAGTATGTGATAATCAACTGGGAAAATATCGACTCACGTAAGCTGCATTTCCTTCTGCACATGAATGTACTGCAGTCTTGAGTTCATTTTATGTTTGGACATGTTGACAAGAACATGTTGACAAAAC belongs to Alosa sapidissima isolate fAloSap1 chromosome 20, fAloSap1.pri, whole genome shotgun sequence and includes:
- the LOC121694732 gene encoding hatching enzyme 1.2-like produces the protein MDLRASISLLVLLLGLSKALPLMADGDENHIFLEERDSVDLTTQILATNNASSEFLIEGDLVVPKTRNAMTCWNNNCLWKKSANGKVEVPYIVSPDFSSYDVMTIQNALATFSSKTCVQFVPRSTQGDYLSIENRDGCYSDLGRTGGKQVVSLYRSGCVYSGIIQHEFLHALGFQHEQNRSDRDQYVIINWENIDSQMVYNFQKQSTNNLNTPYDYSSVMHYGSTAFSTNGRATITPIPNPNVQIGQRQGMSTTDILRINKLYGC